One window from the genome of Fulvivirga lutea encodes:
- a CDS encoding helix-turn-helix transcriptional regulator has product MQSFYINEYFVIKESLKDLSEHQTIKPTVEKSLIGFVFYKKGDVLIDIKNGSKTQTSHKKSGIASSFYISNEANVTHHVLSNSDLEKITIFLPPEKLLELIDGQEIHFQHYFKNLVTPDAPFIQGKNFASSLEMDTAMSNIFQPNKYTGIVQNLFIESQINELMFAYFNRIEFDAKKSSKLSKSDIEKIYYVRELILSDLEAPLTLNSLARQSLLNEFKLKSGFKELFGMPVYQYILHKRLEKAHHYIINRGYSIQEAALLVGYSSLGSFSNAFLKKFGYRPSNLRG; this is encoded by the coding sequence ATGCAGTCATTTTATATAAACGAATATTTTGTAATTAAGGAAAGTCTTAAAGACTTATCTGAGCATCAAACTATAAAACCCACAGTAGAAAAAAGCTTAATAGGTTTTGTCTTTTATAAAAAGGGTGATGTATTAATTGATATTAAAAATGGGAGTAAGACTCAAACCTCACATAAAAAAAGTGGAATAGCTTCTTCATTTTATATTAGCAATGAAGCAAACGTTACACACCATGTATTGTCAAATTCAGATTTAGAAAAAATCACCATATTTCTTCCTCCTGAGAAACTACTTGAACTTATCGATGGTCAAGAAATACATTTCCAGCATTATTTTAAAAATCTAGTAACTCCTGATGCACCCTTTATTCAGGGTAAAAACTTTGCCTCTAGCTTGGAAATGGACACCGCGATGTCAAATATTTTTCAGCCGAATAAGTACACTGGGATTGTCCAAAATCTTTTTATAGAAAGTCAGATTAATGAATTAATGTTTGCCTATTTCAATAGGATTGAATTCGATGCCAAGAAATCTTCAAAACTATCTAAAAGTGATATTGAAAAAATTTACTATGTAAGAGAGTTAATCTTAAGCGATTTAGAAGCGCCTCTTACTTTAAATAGTTTAGCTCGCCAGTCGCTTTTAAATGAATTTAAACTCAAGTCTGGATTTAAAGAGTTATTTGGGATGCCTGTTTACCAATACATTCTACACAAGAGATTAGAAAAAGCACACCATTATATTATTAATCGCGGATATTCTATTCAAGAGGCTGCATTGTTGGTAGGCTATTCTAGTCTAGGCTCTTTTTCGAATGCGTTTCTTAAAAAATTCGGTTATCGGCCTAGTAATCTTCGCGGTTAA
- a CDS encoding VOC family protein, whose translation MNLNQVTLPSKDLDKSVKFYKKLGFNLIVDALPNYARFECPDGDSSFSLHKVEELISNSGVSIYFEIQEIDQKVNELVKKGIQFDEAPIDKGWLWRESRLKDPDGNQLILFYGGKNRLNPTWRIN comes from the coding sequence ATGAATCTAAATCAAGTAACGCTTCCATCTAAAGACCTTGATAAGTCAGTAAAATTCTATAAAAAATTGGGTTTCAACCTAATTGTTGACGCTTTACCTAATTATGCGAGATTTGAATGTCCGGATGGTGACAGCAGCTTTTCTTTACATAAAGTGGAAGAACTTATCTCAAATTCAGGTGTTTCAATTTATTTTGAAATCCAAGAGATTGATCAGAAAGTAAATGAACTAGTTAAAAAAGGAATACAGTTTGACGAAGCCCCAATTGATAAAGGATGGCTATGGCGAGAGTCACGGCTTAAAGATCCTGATGGTAATCAATTAATATTATTTTATGGAGGTAAAAACAGACTCAATCCGACATGGAGAATTAATTAG
- a CDS encoding ATP-binding protein, which produces MRLLLVFLFAVIQVYDPLIDAENDRQKGIEYKNLGQPDSALYFLERALGQFSAVQDSFGIANVLVNLASLENTKGDFVRSFKLYHEALDCYQNLNDVQGLIKVNVNLANQQLKLNNINEAFAYYLKAENYSINSRIDTYLAYIYNGLGSIFLRNDFENRNLDKAEKYLNQALNIFEEERDIDQAGFVLNNLSRLHKERGEYSKAIDSYIKYIDFGLKENNNSSLLKGYHNISILYKEIGEYQLSLENLEKAEEIAISISDPINYIHILSNLVDVNMSLGNFHEAQFYLEKYKSLRDSIYDDDKMESLTELQVKYQTKEKEELLAKEIELNNERKWRNIFLTILSLALITGLCVIIWLNKKRRMEERNTLERQKEIETLKASIEGENKERKRLATDLHDSVGSILTAVRMIHSSYKNQVGESGTKVDMLLSEAAETVREVSHNISPTTLNRYGLKKSLEHMFESLPDTIEVNYSINLPEKGVGKEVERSLDYIVKELVNNTVKHANAESIELQINVIDDVVILTYEDDGKGFNTNDLAEGIGLSNIKNRVALLNGSVEVNSATGEGFLCSIEVLVH; this is translated from the coding sequence ATGCGGCTATTACTGGTATTTTTATTTGCTGTAATTCAAGTTTATGATCCTCTCATAGATGCCGAAAATGATAGACAAAAGGGCATTGAGTATAAGAATTTGGGACAGCCTGATAGCGCACTATATTTTTTAGAACGAGCATTAGGTCAATTTTCTGCCGTTCAGGATTCATTTGGGATAGCCAATGTATTGGTAAATCTAGCTTCACTCGAAAACACCAAAGGCGATTTCGTACGTTCATTTAAGCTATATCACGAGGCGCTTGATTGCTATCAAAACCTAAATGATGTACAGGGGTTGATTAAAGTTAATGTAAACCTGGCTAATCAGCAGCTCAAGCTCAACAATATAAATGAGGCATTTGCTTATTATTTGAAGGCTGAAAATTATTCCATTAATTCTCGAATAGATACTTACCTAGCATATATTTACAATGGACTAGGTAGTATTTTTCTTAGAAATGATTTTGAAAATAGAAATCTAGATAAAGCTGAAAAATATTTAAACCAAGCTTTAAATATTTTTGAAGAAGAAAGAGATATTGATCAAGCAGGTTTTGTTCTTAATAATCTCTCAAGGTTACATAAGGAAAGAGGAGAATACTCTAAAGCCATTGATTCATATATAAAATATATAGATTTTGGATTAAAAGAGAATAATAATTCTTCTTTACTTAAAGGATATCACAATATTTCAATTCTCTACAAAGAAATCGGTGAATACCAACTATCACTGGAGAACTTAGAAAAGGCCGAAGAAATAGCCATTTCCATTTCTGACCCCATCAATTACATTCATATCCTTTCTAATCTGGTGGATGTAAATATGAGCTTGGGCAATTTTCACGAAGCTCAGTTTTACCTTGAAAAATATAAATCACTTAGAGATTCCATTTATGATGATGATAAGATGGAGTCGTTAACTGAACTGCAAGTTAAATATCAGACGAAGGAAAAAGAGGAGCTTTTAGCCAAAGAGATTGAGTTGAACAATGAACGTAAGTGGCGCAATATTTTTCTAACTATTCTGTCATTGGCTCTAATTACAGGGCTATGTGTGATTATTTGGCTAAATAAAAAGCGGAGAATGGAAGAGCGAAATACGCTGGAAAGACAAAAAGAAATTGAAACCCTCAAAGCCAGTATTGAAGGTGAAAATAAGGAAAGAAAGCGCTTGGCAACTGACTTGCACGACAGTGTAGGGAGTATATTAACAGCAGTAAGGATGATACACTCGAGTTACAAAAACCAGGTGGGCGAAAGTGGGACGAAAGTAGATATGCTCTTATCTGAAGCAGCTGAAACGGTGAGAGAAGTTTCGCATAATATTTCGCCTACAACGCTCAATCGCTATGGGTTGAAAAAGTCATTAGAGCACATGTTCGAGTCGCTGCCTGATACTATTGAAGTGAATTATTCTATCAATTTGCCTGAAAAAGGAGTAGGGAAAGAAGTTGAGCGATCGCTCGATTATATTGTGAAGGAGTTAGTAAATAACACGGTGAAGCATGCCAATGCAGAGTCCATAGAACTGCAAATTAATGTAATCGATGATGTTGTAATATTAACCTATGAAGATGATGGCAAAGGGTTTAATACCAATGACTTAGCTGAAGGAATAGGCCTTTCCAATATTAAAAATCGCGTGGCATTACTCAACGGCAGTGTAGAAGTCAACTCCGCAACTGGCGAAGGGTTTCTGTGTAGTATTGAGGTGTTAGTTCATTAG
- a CDS encoding response regulator transcription factor, giving the protein MVKVLIADDHQMMLEGWRTVLANEANFKVVGEARKGEDIIEFLKRNNVDLLVTDIDMGSRRDDGLAAIRSIKKTHPSLPILVVSMHDEIGFIDEAMEVGADGYLLKSNSTEEMITAMRELANGKTYYSQEVMRKVAGKMRRLNESEQIRLTKQEKRVLPLLCQGLTSKEIGEVIGISYNTVNTYRKQLHLKFEVSKISELINKSRELGYIK; this is encoded by the coding sequence ATGGTAAAGGTCTTAATTGCAGATGATCATCAGATGATGCTGGAAGGTTGGCGTACTGTTCTGGCCAATGAAGCTAATTTTAAGGTGGTGGGCGAGGCACGAAAAGGTGAAGATATTATAGAATTCCTAAAAAGAAATAATGTGGATTTGCTCGTTACCGATATTGACATGGGCAGCCGAAGAGATGATGGACTGGCAGCCATACGTTCCATAAAAAAAACGCACCCATCGTTACCCATATTAGTGGTAAGCATGCACGATGAAATTGGTTTTATAGATGAAGCCATGGAAGTAGGCGCAGATGGCTACCTGCTCAAGTCAAATTCTACCGAAGAGATGATTACTGCCATGCGAGAACTGGCCAATGGTAAAACCTATTACTCGCAGGAGGTGATGCGAAAAGTGGCCGGCAAGATGAGGCGCCTGAATGAGAGTGAACAGATCAGGCTTACTAAACAAGAAAAGCGTGTATTGCCGTTACTCTGTCAGGGCCTTACCTCTAAAGAGATTGGTGAAGTAATTGGCATTTCCTACAATACCGTAAACACCTACCGCAAGCAACTTCACTTAAAATTTGAAGTAAGCAAAATTTCCGAATTGATTAATAAGTCGAGAGAGTTAGGTTACATTAAATAA
- a CDS encoding type 1 glutamine amidotransferase family protein, with protein MDQISVYIFLFTGFSDWEISYLTPELQTSEKIDLKYFSVDGKPIKSMGGLTIMPDYSIEQVTPDQISLLILPGGAAWEDNSITGIDELTEKLHTENKTIGAICGATTYLARKGYLNNLNHTSNALFYLQNFAKEYNGANNYVDELAVTDQNLITANGIGPIEFAREVFKKVDLHSEEKIEKWFKLFKNGEWSE; from the coding sequence ATGGATCAAATAAGCGTTTACATTTTTCTTTTTACTGGCTTTTCCGATTGGGAAATCTCCTACCTAACACCTGAACTACAAACAAGTGAAAAAATAGACTTAAAGTATTTCTCAGTAGATGGCAAACCAATAAAATCAATGGGAGGACTGACTATCATGCCTGATTATTCTATTGAACAGGTAACCCCAGATCAAATATCGTTGCTTATCCTTCCTGGGGGTGCTGCGTGGGAAGATAATTCTATAACTGGAATTGATGAATTAACCGAAAAACTACATACTGAAAACAAAACTATAGGGGCCATTTGCGGTGCAACAACCTACCTAGCGCGTAAAGGCTATCTAAACAATTTAAATCATACGAGTAACGCTTTATTTTATCTTCAAAATTTTGCAAAGGAATACAATGGTGCGAATAATTATGTGGATGAATTAGCTGTTACAGATCAAAATTTAATTACTGCCAATGGGATTGGGCCGATTGAATTTGCTCGTGAAGTTTTTAAAAAAGTTGATTTGCATAGTGAAGAAAAAATAGAAAAATGGTTTAAACTATTTAAAAATGGAGAATGGTCAGAGTGA
- a CDS encoding MBL fold metallo-hydrolase — protein sequence MKIHHLNCVTIDSPFGPAIGHCMLLNENGRLILIDAGIGINETKNPNALLGKELVEITGYIFDENITAVKQIEKLGYKPDQVENIICSHLDPDHIGGLIDFPNAKIHTSLEEYESFKSGHPRYITRQLSHDPEMQLYKNNDSELFGLPARKLNLGFKTLFYLIPLFGHTNGHCGIAFIENGKWTFYIGDAYYYRAELTNKNHPVGQLATIAAVDNELRKESLNKVLEIVKKYGDKIQYFGYHDPSEFEQIG from the coding sequence ATGAAAATTCATCATTTAAATTGTGTTACAATAGACTCACCATTTGGTCCTGCAATTGGACATTGTATGTTATTAAATGAAAATGGGAGACTAATTTTAATTGATGCAGGAATAGGAATTAACGAGACAAAAAATCCTAACGCATTACTTGGTAAAGAATTAGTTGAAATAACAGGCTATATATTTGACGAAAATATTACTGCAGTTAAACAAATTGAGAAGTTAGGATACAAACCTGATCAGGTCGAAAATATTATCTGCTCACATCTTGACCCAGACCATATTGGAGGATTAATAGATTTCCCAAATGCTAAAATCCATACTTCACTAGAAGAATATGAGAGCTTTAAGTCAGGTCATCCTAGGTATATCACCAGACAATTATCTCATGATCCGGAAATGCAACTTTATAAAAATAACGATTCTGAATTATTTGGATTACCTGCCCGAAAATTGAATTTAGGTTTTAAAACACTTTTCTACTTAATTCCGCTATTTGGACATACCAATGGCCATTGTGGAATAGCTTTTATAGAAAATGGCAAATGGACTTTTTACATTGGGGACGCTTATTATTACCGAGCTGAATTAACAAATAAAAATCATCCTGTTGGCCAATTGGCAACTATTGCGGCAGTGGACAATGAATTAAGAAAAGAAAGTTTAAATAAAGTCCTGGAAATAGTTAAAAAATACGGTGATAAAATTCAATACTTCGGTTATCACGACCCCAGTGAGTTTGAACAAATCGGTTGA
- a CDS encoding site-specific integrase, translating to MATAKLVLRKDKKPLKDGSFPIAIRITQNRKVRYIFFKKYALEKHWDSNKGRLKNGHPNYNRLNKILENKLREATDLIYEDEINEENKSASELKEKIKRSGKQLSFFELAELRFQEYKERGTFSVVQPEETRVKNIKEFNKSDDLSFRQITVSYIEKFAHYSKTVLKHENRTTTNHLIFIRTLFNRAIKEGIVDKKYYPFGKEKVQIKISSGNKIGLTREEVEKIESLDLEPNSTIWHSRNVWLFSFYFAGIRISDVVEMKWSDFKDNRVYYIMNKNEKPVSLKIPEKAGKILDLYRGYENKGYLFHYLNNANLNDPRDVFRKSRNAARLMNKYLKRIADQANIDKKLSNHIARHTFGNIAGDKIHPLMLQKLYRHFDLKTTLNYQANFIHKDADDALDSVVDF from the coding sequence ATGGCAACAGCTAAACTTGTTTTAAGAAAAGACAAAAAGCCTTTAAAAGATGGCTCTTTCCCCATCGCAATAAGAATCACTCAGAATAGAAAAGTAAGATATATTTTCTTCAAGAAATATGCTCTTGAAAAGCATTGGGATTCTAATAAGGGACGGTTAAAAAATGGTCATCCAAATTATAATAGACTCAATAAAATATTAGAGAATAAATTAAGAGAAGCAACTGATTTAATATACGAAGATGAGATTAACGAAGAGAATAAATCAGCCAGTGAACTCAAAGAAAAAATCAAACGATCAGGCAAGCAACTATCTTTTTTTGAATTGGCAGAATTGAGATTTCAAGAATATAAAGAAAGAGGTACTTTCTCAGTAGTTCAACCAGAAGAAACACGAGTCAAAAACATTAAAGAATTCAATAAATCAGATGATCTGAGTTTCAGACAAATCACAGTATCATATATAGAAAAATTTGCTCACTACAGTAAAACAGTCCTTAAGCATGAAAACAGAACAACAACCAATCATCTAATCTTTATAAGAACACTGTTCAATCGAGCTATCAAAGAAGGAATTGTTGATAAAAAATACTATCCTTTTGGTAAAGAAAAAGTGCAAATAAAAATAAGTTCTGGTAATAAAATTGGCCTAACAAGAGAAGAAGTTGAGAAAATAGAAAGTCTCGATTTAGAACCAAATAGCACTATTTGGCACTCAAGAAATGTATGGCTATTTTCTTTCTATTTTGCAGGAATTCGAATCAGTGACGTGGTGGAAATGAAATGGTCGGATTTTAAAGATAATAGGGTCTATTACATTATGAATAAGAATGAAAAACCAGTTTCTCTAAAAATTCCAGAAAAAGCAGGCAAAATTCTGGATTTATATAGAGGTTATGAAAATAAAGGATATCTATTTCATTATTTGAATAATGCTAACTTAAACGATCCGAGAGATGTTTTTAGGAAATCCAGAAACGCGGCTCGTTTAATGAACAAATATCTAAAACGAATAGCAGATCAGGCGAATATAGACAAAAAGCTATCCAATCACATTGCTAGGCATACATTTGGAAATATAGCCGGTGACAAAATTCATCCTTTAATGTTGCAGAAATTGTATAGACATTTTGACTTAAAAACTACTTTAAATTATCAAGCAAATTTTATTCACAAGGATGCTGATGATGCACTGGATAGTGTTGTGGATTTTTAA
- a CDS encoding DNA/RNA non-specific endonuclease — MNNPFQIQPELRYGAPVCDEILTGRYFTIGYSWYFRQAKWTLEIINRNDYLLTEADRMNNFRADVRIPKRFRAGLRAYVGSGYDRGHLVASANNDILDIQNSETFLLSNMSPQQPNFNRRIWRELESAIRKLNDQEHILETYVLTCPIFYFDRKIETIGDNENEYGINVPVPHAFAKSVLAEDDKGKLKLWTFEMENKALSGRIEDYLAVTYDVEQIVGCQFWDRVSGGDLHEQKKTPNRIWDY; from the coding sequence ATGAACAACCCTTTTCAGATACAACCAGAATTACGCTATGGCGCTCCGGTCTGTGATGAAATCTTAACCGGTCGCTACTTTACCATTGGCTACTCCTGGTATTTCCGCCAGGCCAAGTGGACACTAGAGATTATTAACCGTAATGACTATTTGCTCACCGAGGCCGATCGCATGAACAACTTCAGAGCTGATGTTCGCATACCTAAAAGGTTTAGAGCAGGTTTAAGGGCTTACGTTGGTAGCGGTTATGATCGCGGCCATTTAGTGGCCAGTGCCAATAACGACATCCTGGACATTCAAAACAGCGAGACATTTCTGCTGTCCAACATGTCGCCACAACAGCCCAATTTCAACAGAAGGATTTGGAGGGAGTTAGAGTCTGCAATTAGAAAGTTAAATGACCAAGAGCATATTTTAGAAACTTATGTTCTCACCTGTCCAATTTTCTACTTTGATAGAAAAATTGAAACCATCGGTGATAATGAAAATGAATACGGAATAAATGTGCCTGTGCCTCATGCATTTGCTAAAAGCGTGCTGGCCGAAGACGACAAAGGAAAACTGAAACTTTGGACTTTCGAAATGGAGAATAAAGCACTAAGTGGAAGAATAGAAGATTACCTGGCTGTAACCTACGATGTGGAACAGATAGTAGGTTGTCAGTTTTGGGATCGGGTAAGTGGTGGTGATTTGCATGAGCAAAAAAAGACGCCTAACAGGATTTGGGATTATTAA
- a CDS encoding sterol desaturase family protein: MERYLEIFIEGYKGYASYLWNEITNPSWHSYFYWLVGVSAFFFVIELVKPWRKSQPTFRKDFWLDFFYMFFNFFLFSLIIYNAASDVVVNFFNDALKSIGITNLVAFEVMTWPVWAHLLIGFVVRDFVQWWTHRLLHRVPALWEFHKVHHSVEQMGFAAHLRYHWMENVVYRSIEYIPLALIGIGLRDFFIIHIFTLAVGHFNHSNFRLNLGPLKYIFNNPQMHIWHHAYNLPKEKRYGVNFGLTLSIWDYLFKTNYIPHDGRDIKLGFPGVEKFPQDFVHQNFHGFGKKR, from the coding sequence ATGGAACGCTATTTAGAAATTTTTATTGAAGGGTATAAAGGGTACGCCAGCTACCTGTGGAATGAGATAACCAACCCCAGCTGGCATAGTTACTTTTACTGGTTAGTTGGCGTTTCTGCCTTCTTTTTTGTTATTGAATTAGTTAAACCCTGGAGAAAAAGCCAACCTACCTTCCGTAAAGATTTCTGGCTGGATTTCTTCTACATGTTTTTCAACTTTTTTCTTTTTTCTCTGATCATTTACAATGCAGCAAGCGATGTGGTGGTTAACTTTTTTAATGATGCTCTTAAAAGCATTGGTATTACCAACCTGGTGGCTTTTGAAGTGATGACATGGCCAGTTTGGGCTCATCTGTTAATAGGATTTGTAGTTAGGGATTTTGTGCAATGGTGGACGCATCGCTTACTTCATCGGGTTCCTGCTCTCTGGGAATTTCACAAAGTACATCACTCCGTTGAACAAATGGGTTTTGCCGCTCACTTGCGTTATCACTGGATGGAAAATGTGGTGTATCGATCGATTGAGTATATACCATTAGCCTTAATCGGAATTGGGCTACGTGATTTTTTTATCATTCATATTTTTACGCTGGCTGTTGGCCATTTCAACCATTCCAACTTCAGATTAAATCTGGGCCCGTTAAAATATATTTTCAATAATCCACAAATGCACATTTGGCATCATGCTTATAACTTACCTAAAGAAAAGAGATATGGTGTAAATTTTGGCCTAACCCTAAGCATTTGGGACTATCTCTTCAAAACCAACTACATTCCGCATGATGGGCGCGACATAAAACTTGGTTTTCCCGGAGTAGAAAAATTCCCTCAAGATTTTGTTCACCAGAACTTTCATGGGTTTGGTAAGAAGAGATAA
- a CDS encoding energy transducer TonB has translation MKTKFKHIFLTSLLLVGPMVLPHTTIAQNDDKSYQEIEETQNDIEKLYVEVHRIIDEYPEATYSYVYDDGTVTEVVIDGIPNNRDRKQLEVYLIDLEEMKDDINNTPNRVGVYYAAETEPKPKIGMEKFYNELHSNLTYPEDAKELAVEGTVYVKFIVDRTGNVENVIASEDLEAPGEWVVKAMKKEAIKAVKETSGEWKPAEIADIPVAQWVVLPVQFKIENPYYTPVL, from the coding sequence ATGAAAACTAAATTTAAGCACATCTTTTTGACTTCGTTATTACTAGTAGGGCCGATGGTTCTACCACACACAACGATTGCTCAGAATGATGATAAAAGCTATCAAGAAATTGAAGAAACCCAGAATGACATTGAAAAATTGTACGTTGAAGTACATCGTATAATTGACGAATATCCTGAGGCTACTTACAGCTATGTATACGATGACGGAACAGTAACTGAGGTTGTTATTGATGGAATTCCTAATAATCGTGATAGAAAACAACTTGAAGTTTATCTTATCGATTTAGAGGAAATGAAAGATGACATTAATAACACTCCCAACCGTGTAGGTGTGTACTATGCAGCTGAAACGGAACCAAAACCTAAAATAGGTATGGAAAAATTCTACAATGAATTACATAGTAACCTAACATACCCTGAAGACGCTAAGGAATTAGCGGTAGAAGGTACCGTTTATGTCAAATTCATAGTCGATCGCACAGGAAATGTAGAAAATGTAATTGCCAGTGAAGATTTAGAAGCTCCTGGTGAATGGGTAGTGAAAGCTATGAAAAAAGAAGCTATAAAAGCTGTTAAAGAAACTAGCGGTGAATGGAAACCTGCAGAAATAGCGGATATTCCAGTAGCTCAGTGGGTTGTACTTCCAGTACAATTTAAAATTGAAAACCCATACTATACTCCAGTATTGTAA
- a CDS encoding type 1 glutamine amidotransferase domain-containing protein yields MNKLKDIKVAILAENGFEEDELMSPMKILKEQGADVTVVSPRKDSIKSWKGENWGVDLKVDKQVQEVSADDFDALLIPGGVANPDLLRRNEDSVEFTKNFFKAGKPIASICHGPQVLIETNALQGRTMTSFSSIKTDLINAGVKWVDKEVVVDSGLVTSRNPGDLEAFNKKMVEEFAEGKHAYQKTV; encoded by the coding sequence ATGAATAAACTAAAAGATATTAAAGTAGCCATTTTGGCAGAAAATGGGTTTGAAGAAGATGAACTCATGTCTCCAATGAAAATATTGAAGGAACAAGGAGCAGATGTAACCGTTGTTTCGCCCAGAAAAGATTCGATAAAGAGTTGGAAAGGCGAAAATTGGGGTGTTGATCTAAAAGTAGATAAACAAGTTCAAGAAGTTTCTGCCGATGATTTTGATGCACTCTTAATTCCTGGTGGTGTGGCTAATCCTGATTTGCTAAGACGAAATGAGGATAGCGTTGAGTTTACAAAGAATTTTTTTAAAGCGGGTAAACCTATTGCTTCAATATGCCATGGCCCACAGGTTTTAATAGAAACTAATGCGCTTCAAGGACGTACCATGACCTCTTTTTCTTCCATTAAAACCGATTTAATAAATGCAGGTGTAAAATGGGTAGATAAGGAAGTGGTTGTAGACAGCGGTTTGGTTACAAGCAGAAACCCTGGTGACCTTGAGGCTTTCAATAAAAAAATGGTAGAAGAGTTTGCTGAAGGTAAGCATGCCTATCAAAAAACAGTTTAA
- a CDS encoding arylamine N-acetyltransferase family protein, whose amino-acid sequence MTTNSISQYLERIGLHDSKTGLESLIELQQHHIENIPFENLDVVVGREIDLDRSYLYDKIIHRGRGGYCFELNLLYADLLAALGFTIQPVLGRVWLRNPPNRPPRNHLAHLVKVNSDLYITDVGFGGLAPRIPLNIHDTSVKNDNDGEIRIQSLINGELMIQRRTDNGWANQYSFELAEISEDDIQISNFYMSRNPASHFYKDRFLGKFNAHGRIGLFNNKFSKRDGINVVSTEVVNYGDDWIEKLRREFNIELDFSKDEYNILFER is encoded by the coding sequence ATGACTACTAATTCCATTAGTCAATACTTAGAAAGGATTGGGCTCCATGACTCAAAAACTGGCTTAGAGTCTCTGATAGAGCTCCAACAACATCATATAGAAAATATACCCTTTGAAAACCTAGATGTTGTAGTTGGAAGAGAAATTGACCTTGATCGATCATATTTATATGATAAAATTATACATAGAGGAAGAGGGGGGTACTGCTTTGAATTAAATCTACTTTACGCTGATTTGCTAGCAGCACTTGGGTTTACAATACAACCTGTATTGGGAAGAGTATGGCTGCGTAATCCTCCCAATAGACCCCCGCGAAATCATTTGGCTCATTTGGTTAAAGTGAATAGCGACCTTTATATTACTGATGTTGGATTTGGGGGTTTAGCACCAAGAATTCCTCTAAACATTCATGATACATCCGTCAAAAATGATAATGATGGTGAGATAAGAATACAGTCCTTAATAAATGGTGAGCTTATGATTCAAAGACGAACCGATAATGGCTGGGCAAACCAATATAGCTTTGAGCTTGCTGAAATAAGTGAAGATGACATACAAATTTCAAACTTTTATATGTCTAGAAACCCTGCATCACACTTTTACAAAGATAGATTCTTAGGTAAATTTAATGCTCACGGCCGAATTGGACTTTTTAATAATAAATTCTCAAAGAGGGATGGTATTAATGTGGTATCTACAGAAGTTGTTAATTATGGTGATGATTGGATTGAAAAACTGAGAAGAGAATTCAATATCGAGTTAGATTTCTCAAAGGATGAATATAATATTTTATTCGAGCGATGA